Below is a genomic region from Caballeronia sp. SBC1.
CGACGATTCGCATCTTGGCGACTTTATCGAAGATACGAACACGGTGGCGCCGGCCGACGCCGCGCTGCATGCCAGCATGCGCGACGTGGTGAAGGACGTGCTCGATTCCCTGACGCCGCGCGAGGCGAAGGTGTTGCGGATGCGTTTCGGTATTGAGATGAGCACGGACCACACGCTCGAGGAAGTGGGCAAGCAGTTCGACGTGACGCGTGAGCGGATTCGCCAGATCGAGGCGAAGGCGCTGCGCAAGCTTCGTCATCCGAGCCGCTCGGACAAGCTGAAGTCGTTCCTGGAAGGGAATTGATGTTGGGTTGGTGAGGATCCAAGCGCGGCGGGCCAAATGGTCCGCCGCGCTTGTTTTATGGACCGTTTCAAGGCAAACTCGCAGACCTTCGTGAGTGCAGTCGGATAGAATCGATGCTGAATTCGATACGCGACGGAAGCGTCGCTTGACGTCTTCCCTTAGCTCGTTGACTCGCGGCAGGGTGTTTTCCTGCAAAAGGGCCGGAAGCTTAATTGGTATAAGCTGTCGACTCATAATCGACCGATAGTGGGTTCGAATCCCACCCGGCCCACCACATTACTGTTTCAAGATGTCAGAAGAAGCCCGATGATCTCCCCGAAGCCCGCGCCCAGCGGGCTTTTTGCTGTCTGGGATGGCCAGGGACGTCCGCACGTCGGGCCTTCGTGGCATCAACATCAGAGAGGCGAGTTTCGGGCGTTCCAGTGCTTCCCTGGGGTGAGATCCCTTCGATCTCTCGAGCGGCGGGCGTATCGGCTACGCAGGTCGTTCCGGCGTGACGTAGGTGCTCGTCATTCCGGTTGGCGTCGCCTCGCGCATGGAGCATGCGAAAACGGCCGGCGGGGTGATCGGCGGCGCGTCCTTGACTTCCGAAATCCGAAGTCCTAGCTTGAATGGTGGCGTCGTGTGCGGCCAATTCGATGTTGTTCGCTTTTCGAGCGGGACCTAGGTCGGCTTGCCAATACGAATGAGGGATACACATCGAACCGGCCGGGCGAGCCATGTCAATAGTCGTGGCGGCGGTTTGTTGAGGCTTGCGACGTCTGACAGACCGACATCAGCTGTCGCCAATCAGGTTTCCGATTCAACCCAGCTTGGCGAGCGCGGCGACATCGAAAAATGAATGCATGTCGACCACGCAACCAAATCCACAACACCATAACGACGCCATCAGAACCACCTTTGCGGATCACAGGTAGGCCGCGATCAATGATCAGCGAGAGCGCACGGTCCAACATGACCGTTGGAGTGAAAGTGTGATCAGTACGTGGGCCGCGCAGAAGGTTGATGTCACCCGCGCCAAGGACTGCTCGAACAGGGCGTGCAACAAAGACAATTGTGAAGAGACCGGCAGAGAAGGCGTGACAGACACGAAAGTTTTTCCCTAATCCCGTCGGAGGAAATCATGGCGCGGGCACAGAAAATCATGGTCGTTCGTCACGGCGAAAAGCCGCAGGCCGTGTCGCCGCCGTACGGCGTCACCGCCGACGGCGAACAGGATGCCGATTCGTTACTCGTTGCCGGATGGACTCGTGCCGGCGCCTTGGCAGACCTTTTTGCGCCAAGTCGTGGTCCGTTGCAGAGCCCCGACCTTGCACAACCGCAATACCTGTTTGCAGCGACAGACGAAGAGGGAACCAAAAGCAAGCGTCCCGTCGAGACGTTGAGTGTCCTCGCGCAAAAGTTGATGCTCACGACCAATACAACTTACACGGTTGGACAGGAGACTCAACTGGCGACGGCCGCCATGGCGTGTGACGGTGCGGTGCTCGTGGGCTGGGAGCACAAGCACATCCCGCTGATCGCCAACGCCATACTCGGTAACACGACCGCTCCGCAAAGCTGGCCGGGCGACCGTTTCGATATGGTCTGGGTGTTCGATCTCGAGGCCGGGAGTAGCAACTACAGCTTTAGCCAGGTGCCACAGTTACTGCTCGCGGGCGACCAGCCGGATCCGATCTGAACAGCCGCACAATCAGGATTCCGTAATGAATACTGCTGCCTTCACGTCGACTCAGCACATTGTCGTGCTAATGCTTGAGAACCGTTCGTTCGATCACATGTTGGGCTTTCTCTACGCGGATCAGGGGAACAGGTCGCCCAATGGCCAGCCATTTGAAGGTCTCACAGGAGAGGAGGCCAACAGTGATAGTCAGGGCAACCCGGTAGCTGTGTTCAAGATCGCTCCCACGGACCAGAACGCGTATTTCATGCCCGGCGCCGATCCAGGCGAGGGTTATGCTGCCACCAACGTGCAACTGTTCGGGACCGCGACGGTCGCGCCTGGACAGCAACCGGGCAATGGCGGCTTCGTGCAGGACTTTGCACAAACTCTTGAGTGGGAAGCCAACAACGATTGGTCGATCCTGCCAGGCACGGTCGCTGGAAACATTATGGGCGTGTTCACACCGGCGATGCTCCCGGTGCTGTCAGGGCTGGCACAGGGCTACGCCGTCTGTGACCACTGGTACGCGTCGGTGCCGACCGAGACGATGCCGAATCGCGCGTTCGCCTGCGCCGCGACGAGCCAGGGTCATATGGACGATGTGGCCAAGACGTTCACCTGCCCGAGCATTTTTGGCCGGCTATCGGATGCTAATCTGAACTGGGTCATCTACGGATACGACACTCCGCCGATGACGCGTCAAAATTTTCCCGACGTGACCGAGGCGTCTGATTCGCACTTCGGCCTGTTCAGCGATTTTCAGGCAGCAGCGAGGGCAGGTTCGTTGCCGGCCTTCAGTTTTCTGGAGCCGAGCTGGAGTCCCACGGGCAATAGTCAGCATCCCAACTACGACGTGGCCCTTGGCGAGCAATTGATTTACGACGTCTACCAGGCGGTCTCCACCGGGCCGAAGTGGAATCAAACGCTGCTGATCATTACCTATGACGAACACGGCGGCGGCTATGACCATGTCGCGCCACCTGCAGGCGCGGTCGCGCCGGACAACCTTGCGGGCGAGTTCGGCTTCGACTTCACGCGCTTCGGTGTACGTGTGCCGACGGTGCTGGTATCGCCGTGGATTGAGAAGGGCACCGTATTCCAGGTGGCAGAGACCGGGACGCCACTCGATCACACCAGCATCCTGAAGACCGTCGAAGTGCTCTGGAGCTTGCCACCGCTCACTGCCCGAGATGCAGCCGCTCCGGACGTCAGCGCAGCTTTCACGTGCAGGCAGCCGCGCACTGACAATCCGCTTACCGGGGTGACGGTTCCCAAGTCGGGTACCTCATTCCCAGGCGGGAACGCGCCTTCGCACCTGCAGATGATTCATGCCGAACTGGTGTCGCGACTGCCAGTCGCCGACAGCCAGGGGCACATGCACAGTCAACTGCCGGAGCTCAAAACGAGCGATGACTACGACGACTACATCCGCACGCGAACGGCTGCCTGGCAGGCGCAACGTCAGCGTGAAAATGTACCTGTCGAGAAACCGTAACTTGCTTCTGGACTGACGAATGCCACTGCCAACAGCGATGGATCGTTTCCGTGTCTGAGTCCTTGCTGAGTCAGTACATCAACTCGTATCCAGCCGCGATACGGCGCGCAAACGGTAAGCGCGCCGTTGGCGAGACCGGATCGATCAGCAATTTTTCCCACGCGTGCGCCCATTCGACGAAGGGCGCGAAAAGAGCGCGGTTTTGTTCGTGTAATTTATAAAGCATAGTTATCCAGACGAATTACGGAGAAATCGTACTCGATCAGATCCTGTGTGATCACGCCGCCAGTGACACGTGCTCCCGCTTGGCGACTGCGCTACGCCGGTAAAGTATCAGGGTGCCAATCAGGCCGCACACGGCGGCGAAGCTCATCCACAAACCCGGTGCGCCTTTGTTGTTAGTTACCTGGATCAGGAAGGTCAAAATGACGGGAGTGAAGCCCCCGAAGATCGCAGTGGCCAGGCTGTACGCCAGCGAGAACCCGGAAGTCCGAACGTCGACCGGCATCACCTCGGTGAGCGCCACGACCATGGCCCCGTTATAGCTGCCGTAGAGGAACGAAAGCCACAACTCGGCAATCAGCATCTTCTGGAAAGTCGGGCCGTTCACCAGCCAGACCATGACCGGATACGCGGTCAGGATGGTCAGCAGCGTGAAACCGATCAGCAGCGGCTTGCGTCCGACGCGGTCGGACAGGGCGCCCATTATCGGCAACCAGAACAGGTTCGACACGCCAATGCAGAACGTGACAATCAGGCTGTCCTCCGCCGAGAGTTTCAGCACACTGCGCCCGAAGGTCGGCGTATAGATGGTGATCAGGTAGAACGACACCGTGGTCATCACGACCAGCATCATTCCGGCCAGTACGATTCCCCAGTTGCGCATCATCGAGCGAAAAATTTCGCTCGCGTTCGGCCTGTGCTTGCGAGCGGTGAACTCCTCGGTTTCCTGCAGCGAACGGCGGATCACGAAGAGAAACGGCACGATCATGCAACCGATGAAGAACGGAATTCGCCAGCCCCATGCGGCAATCGCTGCCTGTCCCATGGTGGCGCTCAAGGTATAGCCAATCACGGCGGCCACGATGATCGCAGCCTGCTGGCTAGCCGACTGCCAGCTCACATAGAAGCCCTTGTGACCCGGCGTCGCCATTTCAGCGAGATAGACCGATACACCGCCCAATTCCACGCCGGCCGAGAAACCTTGCAGCAAGCGGCCGATCAGCACCAGCAGCGGCGCGAACAGGCCAATGGTCAGGTACCCGGGCACAAAGGCCACCAGCACAGTGCCCATCGCCATGATGGCGAGTGTCGTGATCAGCCCCTGCCGCCGGCCCACCTTGTCGATATAGGCGCCCAGAACAATCGCGCCGACAGGCCGCATGATGAAGCCCGCGCCGAACGTGCCGAACGTCAGCATCAGCGATGCAAATTCGCTGTCGGCCGGGAAATAGGTCTTGGCAATATAGGTTGCATAAAAGCCAAACAGGAAGAAATCGAACATCTCCAGGAAATTGCCGCTGGTCACCCGGACAACCATTCCAAATTTGGATTGTGTTGCGTTAGCGTTCGACATTTTCGCCGTCTCCAGAATCTGAATCTTGTGTTGGGCCGGCATGACCCGCCGCAGGCCATGGCGATCCCGGGCTTACGGTCACACGGTGTCAAGCAACAAACTGGCACTGCGATGCCGGCGTACGGGTGTCCATGTTGCGGCCGCGGTTCATGTGGTCGTCGACTTCGGCTATGCCACCCGGCATGACGATGCAACCAGAGAATCAAGTCATTGATTTAATTATAGGAGTGACAGGAAATCCGCGGGGCGCAAACGAAATGCCAGAATAGTCGCGAGCCCGTCGTATGGGTTGCCGTGCACGCGCATCGGGGTAATCGCTGATCTTGTCGGATCTGATCAGCAGTTGGGCTGCGTTCCCGTCAGGCGAGCACTTCTTTGGAGAGATCATGCAGCATCGAGCTTCGACCAAACGGCATGGCAGATCCTGTGCGGCAGCGTCGCCTTGCAGATGCCTTGCGTATGGATCTATCGGGCTGAACGATGCCGTGACGCATCATCCCGAGGTGCCTCTCGGAGGTTGGGAGGAAAGCGACATCAGCACGGAGGGGATTGAGATCCCCTCCGCAAGCGCGTATCTACAGACCCCAAATAATGTCTGTGTCCTGCTTTTGAGCTTCACGAAGCATATCCAAAAAAGGATACGCGCGCTGTGCGAGTCCGGCGCTGCGCTCGTGTACACCCGTTGGTGTTCCGTAGTGCATCTCATCGTGTGCATCCGACATTCGCTGATCTTCCGCGATGGCGTCTTCCATCCGGCCAATGGCATCTGGCAGCTCATTGCGCGCGATAACCCCACGCGAACCAAGGCGTTTGCCAACGATACCAAGAAGGTAATTTGCGAGATCGGCAAGCATCAAAACATCGGGTGATGCTCGCGATTTGAATGTGACTAACATGGCAGGCCACCTCCTGTTAGATGAAACCATGGGTGTGATTTAACGCGACGTCAGTTTCCATACGAGTTCGTATCGGGCACGCGTGGGTCTTCGACCGAGTCGGACGAGAAACTATTGCCTCATCAATATTATATCGCGACGTGATATAGAGTGAATTGGCTGAGCGATATTGATCAGGCAGGAAAGCGACATTGCACACCGCACAGCGAAAGAATAGTCGACGAAAAACCCGGTTCCTACGCGGGAAATAGTCCGGTCGACAGATAACGGTCACCGCGATCGCAGACAACGAAGACGATGGTTGCATCTTCAACCTGACGAGCGATGCGTAAAGCCACTTCGCACGCACCCGCTGCTGAAACGCCGCAAAAAATGCCTTCTTCGGCGGCCAGGCGCTGCACCATCGCTTCTGACGCCGCCTGACTCACGGTCTCGATCCGATCTATGCGGCTTCGCTCGAAAATCTTGGGCGTATGAGATTCCGGCCATCTGCGGATGCCCGGAATGCGTGAACCATCCTCCGGCTGCACTCCGACGATTTCCACGCTCCCGCTCTGTTCCTTGAGAAAGCGCGATACCCCCATGATCGTGCCGGTGGTCCCCATCGCGGAGACGAAATGGGTGATGCGTCCCGCCGTGTCCCGCCAGATCTCGGGTCCGGTGGTCTCATAGTGAGCCAACGGATTGTCGGGATTCGCGAACTGGTCGAGGATCACCCCCTGGCCCTCCTGTTGCATTTTTTCGGCCAGATCGCGGGCGTACTCCATGCCGCCGGTTGCCGGCGTCAGAATGATGTGCGCGCCGAAGGCCGCCATGCTCTGGCGGCGTTCCAGAGAAATATCTTCCGGCGTGATCAGGACCATCCGGTAGCCCCGAATTGCCGCCACCATGGCGAGCGCGATACCCGTATTGCCGCTCGTGGATTCGATCAACGTATCGCCCGGCTTGATACGGCCGCGCGCTTCCGCTTTTGTGATCATCGACAGTGCGGGACGGTCCTTCACTGAGCCCGCGGGGTTGTGTCCCTCAAGCTTGCCGAGAATCACGGTCCCGCGCGCGCGGATGTCGTCATCCGGGATCCGCTGGAGCTGGACCAGCGGCGTGTTGCCGATGGTGTCTTCGATAGTTTTGTAAGACATGGCGTTTTTCAATTAGGTCGACGCGATGAGCCGCCAAGTGTCGGGCTGCCCGGCCTCAGGACAGGCTTATGGACGCTCCCGGGTTGTGTCGTCTTTGTGCCTGCGCACGGGTGCAAACCGTTTCCTCAGGTGGTGCAGGGGAGTGCGTCGGAACATCTCGCGCCGCTCCTCTTCCTCGAAGAAGGCGAGCGACGGCTTCACCAGGTCGCTACGGCTTATCAAGCCCACCAGACGACGCGACTGCGGGTCCGACACCACTGGCAAGCGCTCGAGGCCATGCACTGCCAGCCGGTTGGACACAATCCGGCAGGTTTCCCCGGGCAACGCCATGATCGGTGTGTTTGCGCCGAACAGGTCACTCATGACCTTGATGGCTGGATTGCCGGATCGCGCGATCAATCCGTCACGCTCGATCATTCCTACCAGCGCGCCGTCTCGTGTCACCGGAAACGCACGATGGATTTGCTTTTCACCAAAGTATTTCGCCAGCACGTCAGCAACCGGCACATCCGCATCGATGGTCTCGACCTTGTGCGTCATCACCTCTTCGACGAAATGGCGTTCAAGAGGATCAATGCCGTACTCCCGATAGATGTGATAACCGCGACGCGCGATCTTCTCGGTCAGGATGGAGCGCCGCATCAGCAGCACCGTGAATCCGTATGCAACGGCAGAAGCCATGAGCAAAGGCAACAGTACGTTGGCGTCATGAGTGAGTTCGAACGCGAACACGGTTGCCATGATCGGTGCGCGCATCATTCCGCCGAGCGTCGCCGCCATGAATACCAGTGGCCATACTGCTGGCTCGCCACCAGGCATGAACGGTCCGACGATTGTTCCCATGGCCGCACCCATCATCAGCAGCGGAGCGAGTACGCCGCCGGATGTGCCAGAGCCGAGGGCGATGACCCAGATGATCGCCTTCACAAGTATCAACCCGGCCACGACACTGATGGCAAGATGGTTATGCAGTAAATCGCCGATGACGTCATAGCCTACGCCGAGCGCGCGTGGCTCGAAATATCCGCCGATGCCGACAGCAATGCCGCCAAGCGCCGGCCACCACATCCAGTGAATCGGCAATTTGCCGAAGAGGTCCTCGACCTTGTATAGCGCCGATGACAGGCCCCAGGACATCGCGCCGGCCATCAGACCCGCGACCACGCATGAAACGAGGCCGAGCGGACCCAGCGGAATGGTTTGCAACGGGAAGAGGGCGCCGCTGCCGATCAGAAGCGGGCGCGTGAAACCGGCCACCGCGCACGCGACGGCAACGGGCAGCAGGCTACGCGGGCGCAATTCAAACAGCAGCAGTTCGACCGCGAGCAGGACGGCCGCTACAGGCGTACCGAAAACCGCTGTCATCCCGGCTACGGCGCCGGCGACGAGCAGCGTCTTGCGTTCACCAGCAGTCAGGTGGAAATACTGAGCGAGCAGCGACCCTATTGCGCCGCCCGTCATGATGATTGGCCCTTCCGCACCGAACGGGCCGCCGCTGCCGATAGCGATCGCGGAAGAAAGAGGCTTGAGCACGGCGACCTTCGGCGACATCTTGCTCTTGCCGAACAGGATGGCTTCGATCGCTTCCGGAATGCCGTGTCCACGGATGGCTTCGCTGCCATAGCGTGCGATCAGTCCGATCACCAGACCGCCGATCACGGGAATCACGATGATCCAGAGACCGAGGCTATTTCCTGCAGGCGAGTGATTCTCGAACGACAGGGACTGGAAGAAAAAAAGGTTGGTGAAAAAATTGATCAGGTGGAGCAGGACATAGGCGGTCAACGTGCTCAACGCGCCGATCACTATCGCAATGGCTGTGATGCGCAACAGATGACCATTCGCTGCAAAATCACCTCGTGAAGCGTTTTCGTGCACATTAACTCCTGATCAATTCGGACTTATTTGCGTTGTTTTGGTTGATGGAATGGCGTGACCTTGCTGCAACTCCATACGAAGGTGGGCAGTGTTGGCACGCACCGACCTAATGATCGAGCTAGAGATCGACCTGCGGAACGCGGAAGGTGCCCGCGAGCGACTTCAGTTCTGCCCGATGCAATTCGGCTAGCCGCGAGAGGATTTTCTCTCCGGGTTTCAGCAGATGAACCTCGACTTGGCGGCGATCAGTTTCGCTAGGCTTTCTCTTGACGAGATCCAGCGCTTCGCACCGCGTCACAAGCGCAACTATTCCGTGGTGATGTGCCTGAAGCCGTTCAGCCAGTTCGCCGACGGTTGCCCAATCGCGGTCCGGATAACCCTTGATATGCAACAACAGCAAATACTGCAGTGGCGTAATGCCTTCGTCCTGAGCCGCTTGCTCGGAGAACCGCTCGAATCGCCGCATCTGGTAACGAAACTCGGAGAGCTGCTCAAAGTCTTCTTTTCTCAGTGCGCGAGAAGCTTCTTTCATAGGGATAGTCCTGTCATAAACCTACATTGAAATTGTATCACATGGTGATAGATGTGCGAGGCAGCGCACGTAGCGCACAAGGTCACGCATGCAAGCGATATTAACTTCATAGACCGCAGGAGACTTGTTCTTGTGCCGGCGCATACATCACTGGCAAAGCGTGCTCGAGATTGGTGTGGCCCTAGACGAGGAAGTCCCATCGCTGCGACCAGTCGGCGTCTTCCTTTACTACTTGCCGCAAGATGAGCAGAGCGGCCTGCAAGCCGGTCCTGCTCGATGATCGCGGATACACGACGTACACCGGATAGGAGAACTCAGGTGCTTCTATTACCCGTTCAAGGACGCCATGATCGAGGTAAGGCTGGACGACCCGTGTTCGGAAATAGCCCGAGCCGCCGAACTGGAGGATGTATTGCAGAGCCAGCGGGCCGAGATTGAAATACAGCGACGACTTCGCGTACTCGGGCAGCGATATGTCGTGCTGTCGTCTGTATTCGGCGCCCCAGTCGACGTAGACATACGATCCCGGTTTTTGCGACGTCCGGATCAGCACTAGTTTTTCCTCCACTACCTCTTCGACCTGAATGCCCGCGACATACTCTGGTTCATATACGAGTGCTGCATCCAGTACGCCTCCGCGCACTTTTTTCTGGAGCACGGCACCATCTCCCAACTCTGCGCGCACCGCGTAGGCAGGTAGGTCTTGGCGCAACCGGGCGGCCCAATGCAGGACCAGTGGATTCGCGAGACTGATGTCCGCACCGAACGTAAACATGTCGTCGTGGCCGCTTGGCAATGGCAGATCGCGGCACGCCGCTTCCCACGTCTGGACGAGCTGGCTGGCGTAGCCGAGGAATTTTTCACCATCGGTGGTGAGCCTCGCCCCCGCTTTGTTGCGTTCGAACAGGCGACAGTTCAATTGCGCCTCGAGGTTCTTGATTCGTGCTGTCACCGCAGTCTGGGTGACGTGCAGTTGCGCCGCCGCGGAGACGAGGCTTCCCGACCTGACCACCTGGAGAAACGTACGTGCGAGTTCGACGTCCATGGTGTCTGCGTGCAAATAGTTTGATTTGAAGGGCGCAGGCCCGCGCCAAGGCGCCATCGCTGCAACCGCTTTTATATTCAAAATTATTGCATATAAACACAAATATATTTAACTTGTTGTCATGTAATTCGGATGCTTAAATGAAACGGAGGTAATTTGTTTACGTCTCGACAGTAGATGCCGGATCCCTTTGACGCCGCATTTGACTGACTGTCGGAAATGCTTTCGATGCTGCGAGTTTTCCGGTTTCAAACGACGGTAATGGACGTTGAAGAATCGAACCATGTTCGATCAAGTGAAGGAGTCGAAAATGGGCATCGCACTATTGATAGTCGGCGCAATCGCCCTGATGGCGGCAGGGGTTGGCGTGACTTTCGCGCTGGCGTTGTTGATTCCGCAGGACGTGCTGCAGAAGGCGCAGACCAATGGCCGGTTTGCTGGACTGAGCGCCAGCAATAGCGACGAAATTAGCGGAAAGCCTATCAAGGCCGCGGAGATGAAACCGACTCCGCTGCGCCGTCAGGTCGGATAGCCGGAGACTTGTTGGTGGCTGTTGGTGGCTGTATGCATGGAAGATACGCTGCGCCTTGGCCGCCTTCGTGAGTGCCGCTATCACGGTTTCTTCGGGCATACCTTTCTGCGCCGCAAGTTCAGATGCCATGAGTTTTCAGGTCCGGCAACAATACTTCGTCATCCGAAATTGAAGCGCCGCAAAGTTCCGGTGCGCACATCGGAATCGATGTCGCCTCCAATATTTGGCGCATTTCCCCTAGGCGTGTGTTTGCCGGTAGATGCCTAGTATCAGGTCTGCCTGCGTGATCATGCCGGCGAGTTTCTCCTGCGTATCGAGTACCGGAATATGGTGATGGCCATAAGCAGCGAATATCGGCACGAGCTTCGCGATCGAAGTGGTGACGCTGACCGTCGATACGTGGGTCGTCATGATGGACGCTACCGTGAGCGCTGAACCGGGGCCGGCGAACCATCGTTCGATGAATGTCGCCAGCACCCGAAGCCATCCGGCCGCCATGTTTCTCGTGATGTCGGCTTGAGTGACGATACCGATCACGAATCCGCGGTCGTCAATGACAGGAAGTGCCTTGACGCCATGACGCTTGAGTAGGGCAGCGGCAATTGCGACTGTCGTGCCGGATGTAATCGAAACGACGGGGCTGGACATGATGTCCGCGCAGCTCAGTCCGCTGAAGCTGCGCGCATACGATTGCAGCTGTATTTCCAGGAGCAGCGATTCGAGATCCGCTGGGTCGATGTCCAGCAATTCGTTGCGACGACCGAGTACCGCCTCGAGGTCTTCCCGCGTGAATCCAGGGCTGGCCGCTGGCGAACGGACGCTGATTTCTTTGGCTGAGCGCGCCGCATGTGGATAGCGATGCCCGGTCGCCGCGTGAAACACGATCGCAACGCCCAGCAGTCCAAACGACTGTGCCGCTATTGGCGCAAAGACGAATCCAAATCCCAGGGCATGCACGGCCGGTCCACCGAGCACGGCGGTGAGCGCGACCGCACCCGAAGGAGGATGCACGCACCTGAACACGAACATCGCTCCAATTGACATTGCCACCGCAATCGGCGCGGCGTCGATCGGGTTCGTGATCCACCTTGCGCACGCCACGCCGATGACCGCGGAAACTATATTGCCGCCGATGATCGACCAGGGTTGAGCGAGCGGACTCGCCGGCACCGCGAACAGCAGCACTGCAGAGGCGCCCATCGGCGCGACCAGGAGCGGGATGAGCGCGTTGTCTCCCAGCAAAACATGCATCACGCCCGCGGTGAAAGATATGCCGAGCAGTGCGCCGAGACAGGACCTGAATCGTTCGGGCCAACCCAGCGTGACAGGTGATGGCGAGAAGCTGAGAAGCCAGCGGGCGAGAGCAGATTGGACCATAAGCGTGGAAGATATCGTGAGCGGGCGAGGTCACATGGAACGTCCTCGCCCGTCCTCGCCGTCAGGCAGCGTCTCCTGCGAAACGCATTGTAAAAATATGTGATTATGACATATATCAACGTATTGTTCACGCTCGCGGGTCATTCCAGGCGCTCGTGGCAGTCCAACCGCGGGGCACGTTCTGCGCGCTTGTCCCGCGTTAACCAGCGGGGTGATTCGCACAAATACCGCGAAGGCGGGATCGGCCCGGCCGCTTGCCGACGGGGGCTTAGGCGTCGCGCGGCACATGGCCGGAACGTTGATCACGGCAGGAACACTGCCGAACCACTAAGAAATTTCGCTGGCGACCGCCGGAGCAGTCCGTGGAGAAAGTATTTCGTTATCCTGTTCAGGATCAGCGCTTTTGAACAGAACATCACACGACACCCGTTCAAGCAACTGCGCATGGTTTTCGCCACCCCACCAACGGG
It encodes:
- a CDS encoding alkaline phosphatase family protein, giving the protein MNTAAFTSTQHIVVLMLENRSFDHMLGFLYADQGNRSPNGQPFEGLTGEEANSDSQGNPVAVFKIAPTDQNAYFMPGADPGEGYAATNVQLFGTATVAPGQQPGNGGFVQDFAQTLEWEANNDWSILPGTVAGNIMGVFTPAMLPVLSGLAQGYAVCDHWYASVPTETMPNRAFACAATSQGHMDDVAKTFTCPSIFGRLSDANLNWVIYGYDTPPMTRQNFPDVTEASDSHFGLFSDFQAAARAGSLPAFSFLEPSWSPTGNSQHPNYDVALGEQLIYDVYQAVSTGPKWNQTLLIITYDEHGGGYDHVAPPAGAVAPDNLAGEFGFDFTRFGVRVPTVLVSPWIEKGTVFQVAETGTPLDHTSILKTVEVLWSLPPLTARDAAAPDVSAAFTCRQPRTDNPLTGVTVPKSGTSFPGGNAPSHLQMIHAELVSRLPVADSQGHMHSQLPELKTSDDYDDYIRTRTAAWQAQRQRENVPVEKP
- a CDS encoding MFS transporter — its product is MSNANATQSKFGMVVRVTSGNFLEMFDFFLFGFYATYIAKTYFPADSEFASLMLTFGTFGAGFIMRPVGAIVLGAYIDKVGRRQGLITTLAIMAMGTVLVAFVPGYLTIGLFAPLLVLIGRLLQGFSAGVELGGVSVYLAEMATPGHKGFYVSWQSASQQAAIIVAAVIGYTLSATMGQAAIAAWGWRIPFFIGCMIVPFLFVIRRSLQETEEFTARKHRPNASEIFRSMMRNWGIVLAGMMLVVMTTVSFYLITIYTPTFGRSVLKLSAEDSLIVTFCIGVSNLFWLPIMGALSDRVGRKPLLIGFTLLTILTAYPVMVWLVNGPTFQKMLIAELWLSFLYGSYNGAMVVALTEVMPVDVRTSGFSLAYSLATAIFGGFTPVILTFLIQVTNNKGAPGLWMSFAAVCGLIGTLILYRRSAVAKREHVSLAA
- a CDS encoding DUF1840 domain-containing protein is translated as MLVTFKSRASPDVLMLADLANYLLGIVGKRLGSRGVIARNELPDAIGRMEDAIAEDQRMSDAHDEMHYGTPTGVHERSAGLAQRAYPFLDMLREAQKQDTDIIWGL
- the cysM gene encoding cysteine synthase CysM, producing the protein MSYKTIEDTIGNTPLVQLQRIPDDDIRARGTVILGKLEGHNPAGSVKDRPALSMITKAEARGRIKPGDTLIESTSGNTGIALAMVAAIRGYRMVLITPEDISLERRQSMAAFGAHIILTPATGGMEYARDLAEKMQQEGQGVILDQFANPDNPLAHYETTGPEIWRDTAGRITHFVSAMGTTGTIMGVSRFLKEQSGSVEIVGVQPEDGSRIPGIRRWPESHTPKIFERSRIDRIETVSQAASEAMVQRLAAEEGIFCGVSAAGACEVALRIARQVEDATIVFVVCDRGDRYLSTGLFPA
- a CDS encoding chloride channel protein, with protein sequence MHENASRGDFAANGHLLRITAIAIVIGALSTLTAYVLLHLINFFTNLFFFQSLSFENHSPAGNSLGLWIIVIPVIGGLVIGLIARYGSEAIRGHGIPEAIEAILFGKSKMSPKVAVLKPLSSAIAIGSGGPFGAEGPIIMTGGAIGSLLAQYFHLTAGERKTLLVAGAVAGMTAVFGTPVAAVLLAVELLLFELRPRSLLPVAVACAVAGFTRPLLIGSGALFPLQTIPLGPLGLVSCVVAGLMAGAMSWGLSSALYKVEDLFGKLPIHWMWWPALGGIAVGIGGYFEPRALGVGYDVIGDLLHNHLAISVVAGLILVKAIIWVIALGSGTSGGVLAPLLMMGAAMGTIVGPFMPGGEPAVWPLVFMAATLGGMMRAPIMATVFAFELTHDANVLLPLLMASAVAYGFTVLLMRRSILTEKIARRGYHIYREYGIDPLERHFVEEVMTHKVETIDADVPVADVLAKYFGEKQIHRAFPVTRDGALVGMIERDGLIARSGNPAIKVMSDLFGANTPIMALPGETCRIVSNRLAVHGLERLPVVSDPQSRRLVGLISRSDLVKPSLAFFEEEERREMFRRTPLHHLRKRFAPVRRHKDDTTRERP
- a CDS encoding MarR family winged helix-turn-helix transcriptional regulator — its product is MKEASRALRKEDFEQLSEFRYQMRRFERFSEQAAQDEGITPLQYLLLLHIKGYPDRDWATVGELAERLQAHHHGIVALVTRCEALDLVKRKPSETDRRQVEVHLLKPGEKILSRLAELHRAELKSLAGTFRVPQVDL
- a CDS encoding LysR family transcriptional regulator; the protein is MDVELARTFLQVVRSGSLVSAAAQLHVTQTAVTARIKNLEAQLNCRLFERNKAGARLTTDGEKFLGYASQLVQTWEAACRDLPLPSGHDDMFTFGADISLANPLVLHWAARLRQDLPAYAVRAELGDGAVLQKKVRGGVLDAALVYEPEYVAGIQVEEVVEEKLVLIRTSQKPGSYVYVDWGAEYRRQHDISLPEYAKSSLYFNLGPLALQYILQFGGSGYFRTRVVQPYLDHGVLERVIEAPEFSYPVYVVYPRSSSRTGLQAALLILRQVVKEDADWSQRWDFLV
- a CDS encoding HPP family protein is translated as MVQSALARWLLSFSPSPVTLGWPERFRSCLGALLGISFTAGVMHVLLGDNALIPLLVAPMGASAVLLFAVPASPLAQPWSIIGGNIVSAVIGVACARWITNPIDAAPIAVAMSIGAMFVFRCVHPPSGAVALTAVLGGPAVHALGFGFVFAPIAAQSFGLLGVAIVFHAATGHRYPHAARSAKEISVRSPAASPGFTREDLEAVLGRRNELLDIDPADLESLLLEIQLQSYARSFSGLSCADIMSSPVVSITSGTTVAIAAALLKRHGVKALPVIDDRGFVIGIVTQADITRNMAAGWLRVLATFIERWFAGPGSALTVASIMTTHVSTVSVTTSIAKLVPIFAAYGHHHIPVLDTQEKLAGMITQADLILGIYRQTHA